The Longimicrobiaceae bacterium genome has a segment encoding these proteins:
- a CDS encoding fructosamine kinase family protein — protein sequence MSLPPLVREAVEARLGSVIELGPVGGGCINPAVHIHAGDSELFLKYGRRTPESFFATEAQGLRQLRAATSRLRVPEVVAYADADAESPYGWIVMEWLEPGRPGRDFAHRLAEGLCELHTPLEGGWGAEWNGYIGTLAQDNTPTESWSDFWQRRRLAPQLELARRNGWVPGGDDGWERLFERLPRLLAPAEVDGPSLLHGDLWGGNILATASGEPAIVDPAPYRGHREVDLAMSELFGGPTRTFYEEYDRRRPLLPGYREHRRAIYQLYYLLVHVNLFGDAYVARTAASLNAVLAST from the coding sequence ATGAGTCTCCCGCCGCTTGTTCGTGAAGCGGTAGAGGCGCGTCTCGGCTCGGTCATCGAGCTCGGGCCGGTAGGCGGAGGTTGCATCAACCCGGCTGTGCACATCCATGCTGGCGACAGCGAGCTCTTCCTCAAGTACGGCCGGCGAACCCCCGAAAGCTTCTTCGCGACGGAAGCCCAGGGTCTGCGGCAGCTACGTGCGGCGACGTCGCGGCTGCGCGTCCCCGAGGTGGTGGCGTACGCGGACGCCGACGCGGAGTCTCCCTATGGCTGGATCGTGATGGAGTGGCTGGAGCCCGGCCGCCCCGGCAGGGACTTCGCCCACCGGCTGGCCGAGGGGCTCTGTGAGCTGCACACCCCTCTCGAGGGAGGGTGGGGGGCGGAGTGGAACGGCTACATCGGGACCCTGGCGCAGGATAACACTCCTACGGAAAGCTGGTCCGACTTCTGGCAGAGGCGCCGTCTCGCCCCCCAGCTCGAGCTCGCGCGGCGTAACGGGTGGGTGCCCGGCGGAGACGACGGGTGGGAGCGGTTGTTCGAGCGGCTGCCCCGCTTGCTCGCTCCCGCGGAGGTGGACGGCCCGTCACTCCTGCACGGGGATCTCTGGGGCGGCAACATCCTTGCGACTGCCTCGGGCGAGCCTGCGATCGTCGATCCCGCCCCCTACCGCGGACATCGCGAGGTCGACCTCGCCATGTCCGAGCTCTTCGGCGGGCCGACACGGACTTTCTACGAGGAGTACGACCGGCGACGTCCGCTCCTCCCTGGCTACCGTGAACACCGGAGGGCCATCTATCAGCTCTATTATCTCCTTGTGCACGTCAATCTGTTCGGCGATGCTTATGTTGCCCGCACTGCGGCAAGCCTCAACGCCGTCCTGGCTTCTACCTGA